The Microlunatus soli genome contains the following window.
GAGAACGGACCGGCCGATCGCCAGGACAATCTCTTCCTCGGGGCCGGTCCCTACCTGGCTCGCTTCCCGTCGGGTGAGTCGGTGCTGGCCTACAACCAGGCGTCACGGCAGCGTATCCGGCTCGGTGATCGCGAGGCCCGCGAGTTCGGTGATCCCGAGGCATTCCTACCAGGGAACGGATTCTGGGGATCGATCGAACTCGCCGGTCCCCGGCAACTGGTGACGACAATGGCCAACGTCCGCTCCGACGGAAACAAGATCATGATCGGCGTCCTGGATCTGGTCAAGCGGTGATGGGTGCACAGTGACGATCCAGGAGAGGGCAACGCCGCCCGTTGATGTCGACACCACCGAGCCCGCGCCGCAGCCGAGCGTGCCGGGGCGGCGTCGGGTGCCGTTCGGGGCGCGGTTGTGGCGGGATTATCCGGTGTTGGTGTTGGCGGTGCCGGGGATGTTGATCATTTTGGCGTTTCAGTATTACCCGTTGTACGGGAATGTGATCGCGTTCCAGGATTTCCAGCCGTATCTGGGGATCGGTAAGAGCCTGTGGAACGGTGTGGAGAATTTCGGTGTCATCGTGAACGGTGATCCGGAGTTTGTGAACGCGGTGAAGAACACTCTGGTCTTGACGGTGATCCAGACGGTGATCGTGTTCCCGGCGCCGATCGTGGTCGCGATCGTGTTGCACACGTTGTTGTCGAACAAGGTGCGGCAGTTGGTGCAGTCGATCCTGTATCTGCCGCATTTCATGTCCTGGGTGATCGTGGTAGCGATCTTCCAGCAGGTGTTGGGCGGGACCGGGATGATCAACAACTGGCTACGTGGGCACGGGTTGGACGCGGTCCATGTGATCGGTAATGCCGAGGCGTTCCGGGCGTTGTTGACCTCGCAGGTGATGTGGAAGGACACCGGGTGGGCCACGATCTTGTTCCTGGCGGTGTTGTCCCAGATCGATCGGTCGTTGTATGAGGCGTCGGCGGTGGACGGGTCGTCGCGGTGGCAGCAGATCGTGCATGTCACGTTGCCGGGGTTGAAACCGATCATCATCTTGTTGCTGATCTTGAAGTTGGGTGACTCGTTGTCGGTCGGGTTCGAACAGATCATCCTGCAACAGCCCGCGGTCGGGACCGATGCCAGTGAGGTGTTGGACACCTACGTCTACAACAACGGCATCCTGGGCGGGGCCTGGGGTGTGTCGGCAGCGGTCGGGCTGGTCAAGGGCGTGATCGGTCTGGCCCTGGTGCTGGCGGCCAACAAACTGGCCCACCGGCTCGGCGAGGAAGGGATCTACCGCGGATGACCACCACACCCACCATCGGACCGGACCAATCGACCCGGCCGGGACGATCATCGCGGCCGGACCGATCGTCGCGGCCCGACCAGCGTAGGCGGAGACGGCCGGCGGTGATCGATGGGATGCCGACCCCGGGCTGGCCCGAACGCGTGGTCAAGGGCGTCTTCCTGACCATCATCTGTGCCCTGGTCGTGTTGCCGTTCATCGGGGTGATCTCGACCAGCCTGGCCACTCCCGAAGAGGTCAACCGGGCCGGCGGGTTCGTGATGTTTCCCACCGGCGGCATCGACCTCACCGCCTACGAATCGATCTTCGCCGGTGGCACCGTCACCCAAGCCCTGCTGGTCTCCGGCTTCATCACCGCGGTCGGCACCGCCATCTCCCTGGTGTTGACCTGCACCCTGGGCTGGGCGTTGAGCCGACGCGGCACCATCGGCAACAAAGCGTTGTTGATGCTGGTCCTGATCAGCCTGTTGTTCAACCCCGGCCTGATCCCGACCTACCTGGTGGTCCAACAATTCGGCCTGCTGGACAGTCTGTGGTCAGTGATCGTGCCGACCTGTGTCAGCGCGTTCAACGTGATCGTGGTCCGGTCCTTCTTCACCGGCCTGCCCGCCGAGATCCTCGACTCGGCCCGGATCGACGGCGCCTCGGAATGGAAAATGTTCCGCCACATCGGCATCCCGTTGTCCAAAGCCGTGATCGCCGTCATCGGCCTGTTCTACGGCGTCGGCTACTGGAACAGCTTCTTCAACGCCCTGCTCTACATCAACGACGCCAGCAAATGGCCCCTCCAACTCGTCCTCCGCACCTACGTCGTCAACGGAGTCGAACTCGGCGGCCAAGACCTCGGCCTGGGCAACGAAGCCCTCCCACCCCAAACCACCATCCAAATGGCCATCCTGATGATCTCCATCATCCCCATCCTCTGCGTCTACCCCTTCATCCAACGCCACTTCGCCAAAGGCGTCCTCACCGGCGCCGTCAAAGGCTGACCCAACCCCCGTACCAGCACGAGATAGGACACCAATGACGAAGCCCAGTGCCCGGACGCTATCGCGGAGGACGTTGTTCGCTGCCGGTGCGGCGGTCGGTCTGTCCGGCGCCCTGGCCGGTTGCTCCAACGAAGGACGCGGCGGGGTCACCGGGGCCAACGACGCGGCTGCGAAGTCGAAGGTCCGGCCGGCCTACATCCCCTACCAGGGTGTCAAACCCGACATGTCCGGGGCCGAATACAACATCCCCGACGCCTTCAACAAATACCCCGCCGAGCCGGTCCAGGCGATCGACGCTCCGCCCGGCGACGGGCAACCGATCCGTGCGACGTCGTACACCAACACCCCGATCCCACCCAAGCTGTCCCAGAACAAGTTCTGGCAGCAGCTCAACAAACGGATCGGATCACCGCTGGAGGTCGACCTCAGCCCGTCGGTGGACTACAACAAGAAGTTCGCCACCGCCGTCGCCGGCGACCAACTCGGCGACCTGTTCATGATCGGCGGCATCCCGCAGAAGCCACAGATGCTCGCAGCCAAGGCCGTCGACCTCACCCCACACCTGGCCGGCGACAAGATCAAGAAATACCCCTTCCTGGCCAACCTCGACGACACCGCCTGGAACTCGGCGATCTTCGACGGCAAGATCTACGGCATCCCGATCCCACGCGGAGCGATCAGCACGATGGTGTTGTATGCCCGCCAGGACATCCTCGACGAGCAGGGACTGTCGGGGGAGGTGCAGAGTGCCGACGAGTTCGTCGAGCTCTGCAAGGAGCTCACCGACAAACGGAAGAATCGCTTCGCGCTGGCGGATGTGCCGGAGCTCTTCGTCCAGAACATGTTCGGCATCGCCAACGGCTGGACCGAACAGGACGGCAAGCTGATCAGCAGCCGTGAGGATCCGGCGCAGGAGGATGCCTTGGCCCTGCTGGCGAAGCTCTGGAAATCGGGCTACATCCACCCCGATGCGTTCACCGGACAGAACCAGGATCGCAAGACCCGGTTCGGCAACGGGACCGGGCCGTTGGTGCCGGGCACCTTCAGCGGGTGGCCGGGATTCCTGCAGGGCATGGACAAACAGGGCGAGCTGGCGGTGATGGCGCCGCCGGCGCACGACGGCTCGGGACCGGGTCACACCTGGCTGGGGGCTCCGGCGCTCTCGGTGACGGCGATCAACAAGAAGGCCGAAGACCGGGTCGAAACGCTGCTCTCCTACTTGAACTATCTGGCGGCACCCTTCGGAACCCGTGAATACCTGTTCAACAGATTCGGCATCAAGGGTGTGGACTACGAAGAGGTCGACGGCAATCCGGTGCTGACCGACAAGGGCTTCAGCGAGACCCAACTCTGTCTGGGTTACCAGGCGGACGGACCCTGGACGATCTTCCTGCCCGGGCGCGAGGGAAGTTCCGCAGCGTGCTTCGACGCGATGAAACAGATCTGCCCCGATTCGCTGGCCAATCCGGTCGACGGGATGTATTCCGAGACCGAGAACCGCAAGGGCCCGCAGCTTGCCACCAAGCTCAGCGACCTGACCGGTGAGATCGTCCAGGGCCGAAAACCGGTCTCGGCGTGGGCGCCGGCGGTCAAGAACTGGAGGGCCGACGGCGGCGACAAGATCGCCGACGAACTCTACGCCGCACTCAAGTCCTCCCGCTGAGCCGAGGGCATCAGCCGGCGTGCTTCTTCGAGGCGGCAGTCGATCAGATCGCGGTGCACGAGCGGCCCGGTCAGGCTGCCCGATAGGCGCGCAGGAA
Protein-coding sequences here:
- a CDS encoding ABC transporter permease, producing MTIQERATPPVDVDTTEPAPQPSVPGRRRVPFGARLWRDYPVLVLAVPGMLIILAFQYYPLYGNVIAFQDFQPYLGIGKSLWNGVENFGVIVNGDPEFVNAVKNTLVLTVIQTVIVFPAPIVVAIVLHTLLSNKVRQLVQSILYLPHFMSWVIVVAIFQQVLGGTGMINNWLRGHGLDAVHVIGNAEAFRALLTSQVMWKDTGWATILFLAVLSQIDRSLYEASAVDGSSRWQQIVHVTLPGLKPIIILLLILKLGDSLSVGFEQIILQQPAVGTDASEVLDTYVYNNGILGGAWGVSAAVGLVKGVIGLALVLAANKLAHRLGEEGIYRG
- a CDS encoding carbohydrate ABC transporter permease, coding for MIDGMPTPGWPERVVKGVFLTIICALVVLPFIGVISTSLATPEEVNRAGGFVMFPTGGIDLTAYESIFAGGTVTQALLVSGFITAVGTAISLVLTCTLGWALSRRGTIGNKALLMLVLISLLFNPGLIPTYLVVQQFGLLDSLWSVIVPTCVSAFNVIVVRSFFTGLPAEILDSARIDGASEWKMFRHIGIPLSKAVIAVIGLFYGVGYWNSFFNALLYINDASKWPLQLVLRTYVVNGVELGGQDLGLGNEALPPQTTIQMAILMISIIPILCVYPFIQRHFAKGVLTGAVKG
- a CDS encoding type 2 periplasmic-binding domain-containing protein, yielding MTKPSARTLSRRTLFAAGAAVGLSGALAGCSNEGRGGVTGANDAAAKSKVRPAYIPYQGVKPDMSGAEYNIPDAFNKYPAEPVQAIDAPPGDGQPIRATSYTNTPIPPKLSQNKFWQQLNKRIGSPLEVDLSPSVDYNKKFATAVAGDQLGDLFMIGGIPQKPQMLAAKAVDLTPHLAGDKIKKYPFLANLDDTAWNSAIFDGKIYGIPIPRGAISTMVLYARQDILDEQGLSGEVQSADEFVELCKELTDKRKNRFALADVPELFVQNMFGIANGWTEQDGKLISSREDPAQEDALALLAKLWKSGYIHPDAFTGQNQDRKTRFGNGTGPLVPGTFSGWPGFLQGMDKQGELAVMAPPAHDGSGPGHTWLGAPALSVTAINKKAEDRVETLLSYLNYLAAPFGTREYLFNRFGIKGVDYEEVDGNPVLTDKGFSETQLCLGYQADGPWTIFLPGREGSSAACFDAMKQICPDSLANPVDGMYSETENRKGPQLATKLSDLTGEIVQGRKPVSAWAPAVKNWRADGGDKIADELYAALKSSR